The Lactuca sativa cultivar Salinas chromosome 2, Lsat_Salinas_v11, whole genome shotgun sequence genome includes a window with the following:
- the LOC111921746 gene encoding protein PSK SIMULATOR 2 — MVVESWFRGLLKSSRKHDHGQEKAQIGVLAFEVASLLSKLVHQWHSLSDKQVAKLREEINNSVGIKKLVSENDDYIVDLICAEMLHNLDCVARVVTRLAKRCNDPLLKCFEHAYDDLIKSGVDQYQWQLTWKKMSKKVKKMEKFILINANLYQEMETLTELEQILRRMKSNEEQDSITLVEYMKKLAWKQQEVKRLKELSLWNRSHDYVVVLLARSIFTIFNRIGFVFGINHVLPLESDSDSDSVSDHMYRSQSVSTLLQSSIHPSENRITLGSIISRSGPISRTNNPNNFYSGPLGNSTTVSGPIKRKNITYSGPIKSTSKSGPLARMSKTGIKLWNGKSPTPHRFSTTGPFKGCMLAGNGSPVKHCYINPNATCSTTPQTIKESEMEIQLPNCGPKHKVFEAPPETLGAAALALHYANVIIVLEKLVASPHLIGHDARDDLYNMLPKNVRSALRVRLKPYAKSLASSEYDMGLAEEWNEAISGTLEWLSPLAHNMIRWQSERSFEHQNLLSKTNMLLVQTLHYANQEKTELTITELLVGLNYIWRFGREVNAKAMMECESGGLIDESVVNSVS; from the coding sequence ATGGTGGTTGAATCATGGTTTCGTGGTCTACTAAAGTCTTCAAGAAAACACGACCATGGTCAAGAAAAGGCCCAGATTGGAGTATTAGCTTTTGAAGTAGCAAGCTTACTATCAAAGCTAGTTCATCAATGGCATTCTCTTAGTGATAAACAAGTTGCAAAATTAAGGGAAGAAATTAATAACTCAGTGGGTATCAAGAAACTTGTATCAGAAAACGATGATTACATAGTAGATTTGATATGTGCAGAAATGCTACATAATTTGGACTGTGTTGCAAGAGTAGTCACACGGCTTGCAAAAAgatgcaatgatcctcttttaAAATGCTTCGAGCATGCATACGATGATTTAATCAAGTCAGGTGTTGACCAGTACCAGTGGCAGTTGACCTGGAAAAAGATGAGCAAGAAAGTCAAAAAGATGGAGAAGTTTATTTTAATCAACGCTAATTTGTATCAAGAAATGGAAACCCTCACAGAGCTTGAACAAATTTTAAGGAGAATGAAGAGCAATGAAGAACAAGATAGCATAACTTTGGTGGAATATATGAAGAAATTAGCATGGAAACAGCAAGAAGTCAAACGGCTAAAAGAGTTATCTTTATGGAACAGGAGTCATGACTATGTGGTTGTCCTTCTCGCAAGATCCATCTTCACTATCTTCAATCGAATCGGGTTTGTTTTTGGAATAAACCACGTGTTACCTCTGGAATCTGATTCAGATTCCGATTCCGTTTCCGATCATATGTATAGAAGTCAATCAGTATCCACATTACTTCAATCTTCCATTCACCCATCCGAGAATCGCATCACTTTAGGAAGCATAATATCAAGATCCGGCCCGATATCAAGAACCAACAATCCAAACAATTTCTATTCCGGTCCACTTGGGAATTCAACCACGGTTTCCGGTCCCATCAAGCGCAAAAACATAACTTATTCCGGTCCTATAAAGTCAACATCAAAATCCGGCCCGCTAGCTCGCATGTCCAAAACCGGAATCAAACTATGGAATGGAAAGAGCCCGACACCACATCGTTTCAGCACCACCGGACCTTTCAAAGGCTGTATGCTCGCCGGAAACGGTTCTCCGGTGAAGCACTGTTATATAAATCCAAACGCCACCTGTTCCACGACCCCACAAACAATCAAAGAATCTGAAATGGAAATCCAATTACCAAACTGTGGCCCCAAACACAAAGTCTTTGAAGCTCCACCAGAAACACTTGGTGCTGCTGCTTTAGCTTTGCATTATGCTAATGTTATTATTGTTCTTGAGAAACTTGTGGCTTCCCCTCATTTGATTGGTCATGATGCGAGAGATGATTTGTATAATATGTTGCCAAAAAATGTTAGGAGTGCTCTTAGAGTGAGGTTAAAACCGTATGCCAAGAGCTTGGCATCGTCGGAATATGATATGGGTCTTGCGGAGGAATGGAATGAGGCGATATCGGGAACTCTGGAATGGTTGTCTCCGCTTGCACATAACATGATAAGATGGCAATCGGAAAGGAGTTTTGAACATCAGAATCTGCTTTCCAAGACGAATATGCTTCTTGTACAGACTCTTCATTATGCGAATCAGGAAAAGACGGAATTGACGATTACTGAGCTTCTTGTTGGGTTGAATTATATATGGAGGTTTGGGAGAGAAGTGAATGCAAAAGCTATGATGGAATGTGAGAGTGGTGGGTTGATTGATGAGTCTGTTGTGAACTCAGTGAGTTGA